A segment of the Butyrivibrio fibrisolvens genome:
AGGAACTTTTTCGCAAGCATGGATAGCATTCTCTATAAGGTTACTGATCACTATGGCAAGCTGCATCTCATCCACATTCAGATTTGAAGGGATATTAGCAGATATATTTACCTTTATATTCTCTTTTTCGGCCATAGACAGGTAATGTGTGATTGCCGCATTAAGTGTAGTATTCTCGCAATATCTTTTTACAGAGTGGGGTTCCTGTTTGAGCCTCTCATTAAGACAATCCAGGGCTTCCTGCGTCTTGCCATCCTGTAAAAGAGTTTGAAGAAGAGCCTCAAAATGTCTTCTGTCATGACGCATGGCTCTGTCCTGCTGCATGATGCTCTCAGAAATAGCAAGTCGTTCCCTCATGGCTTTGGTTGCAATCTCCATAATAACCGCATCTGATTGAAGCTTTGACTCATTTTGCCTTGCTTCCATCTCCATTTTCATGAGTCTTGTGTGTTTTTCAAGAAATCCAAAGACCAGTATGTTAATAGCTACAAGAACCACCATAAGTTCAGTATATTGGGAAAGGTTATATTCCTCTCCTCTAAGATATCTGTTGCCATCAAGAACCAAAATAATGATAGTAGCGATTGGCAGCACAACATATGGAAGAATTTCCTTATCAAGCCTCTTGTCCTTATCCTTATTTCCGAAAAGACAGATGACTCTGACCACAATAATCTGCAAAGACAAGATAATTCCATAGCTCTGAGGAGTCATAAAGTCATAGTTTATCTTAACCATATCCATACTCTGAACGCCTTGAACATAAAACGTGATGGATACTTCAATTGCGCTCTGGGCAGCAAGATAGAAAATGAAATATATTATGCCTCGAATATTATTAACTTTATAGCAAATGAATAATGGAATGAGGAATGCCAGGTATGATGCTATCATATTTATATAAATCACTCCCAGCGTATTGGCGTAAAAGAAAGACAGCACAGTTAATGCATATATCATAAATACGAGAATCCTATGCTTCTTAAAGAATTCTCGCATCACGTAAAAACTCAAATGCATGGCATAGTACAGAAAAAGAGCTACTATATCCCCTAATAGCAGCAATGTATATGGATTGGACAAAAGGTCAGCCATTTTTCATTTCCCTCTTAATCAATAATTTTTTTGGGCCATTTGCAGATGCCTACCTCAAGTGCCCTTTCTTCTTTAAGATGAAAATCTGCATATTTACAGTACCAGCAGCCTTTTATACTTGGAATAGCATCCTCTCTTGGTGTGTATGCAGGACAGATATCCTCCGGCCATACACTTCCATCTCTCTTGGGAATATCATAATTGTTTGTTTTATTATTCATTGCATTACCTTTCAAAACCTGTAATCCATATAACTATCAATAACATCAGAATATCTGCTCTTTGTAACAGGTATTTGCTCCCCACCTCGAAGCGTAATATCTATCTTTGTAAGTTTATCAATTGCTGCTATATTCACAGCTATTGATTCATGGCATCTTACAAAATCTTTGCCGGAATGATTCTCTGAAAGATATTCTGCAAATCCTATTCTCAGGGTTGGGGTTGATATGATCTCACCATTATCCATATGGTATGAAACCACATGATTGCGATATTCTATATAAAGAATGTCGCTAAGCCGCAGTGTCTGCATGCCACCCTTGATCTTTATGCAAACGCTTTTATCACTATCAATGTCCACGCGAGAAATAGCCAGATCAAGAGTTGAAAAGAATTTTTCTTTCTCTATTGGCTTCAAAATATAATTTATGGGATTTACATCAAAAGACTCCAATGCATATGAGCTTTCAGAAGTTGCAAAAATAATCTGAGCATCGGGCTGATTCCACCGAAGTTCTCTGGCAGCCTGTATTCCTGTAACCATTGGCATAACTATATCCAAAATGTAAATATGAGGTCTATAATGCTCGCACTCCTCTATAAGTGTGTCCGGATGATCAAATATTCTGACCTGGGCTTTGATAGAGTTCTTTTTCAAATATTCCTGAAGAAGAACATGTACCTTTTCCCGATCAGACTTGTCATCATCACAGATAGCTATACGTAATTCAGAATCCTCAATAAAGTCCTTGTTTTCCATAAATCCCCCTGTCATAGCGCGATTATCTTTAACTACAACACATTATATCAAAGTCCTGAGCTTTATTTACCCTCAAGTCTGCGCTTGGCATCAGGATTATTACTGATTATTTCAGAAAGCTTGGAACATGATGTCATTTCAGTGCAGTCTCCGCAAGTAATAACCTTCCTGCCCAATGCACATTGCCTGATCTTACACAAAGACTGGCAAAAAGGCGTCTTCACTCCTGTAAGCCTGCAGCCTACGCAATTTATCATTTCGGGGGTTATCTCTACTCCATTGAGCTCAGACCACTCTTTGGCAACCTTTGCTCTAAGCTCGTTGTCATCATTAACCGTTGCTTTACGCGCTTCACACTGTTCACAATCAAGTCCGCAAAAAGCGATATAATCTGTCATGGTTAATCTCCTTTTTACAAATATGTTTTTCTCTTCCTGTTCTAACTTTATCACCAAATAAAAACAGACCCTATCAATTACACTGATAAAGGTCTGTTTTACACTTACTTTTTTGTGCGAATCATGCATGCGTTATAGCCTGCATCATGTATATAACCGCAGTGAGGATAACCCTTTCGTATTCATTGATGTACATCACTGTTTCACTCTCGCCATTCTTTTATCGCATTACGAATTTTAGACCCACAGGCAATTTAATCTTTAATCTGTTTCCATG
Coding sequences within it:
- a CDS encoding sensor histidine kinase, translating into MIASYLAFLIPLFICYKVNNIRGIIYFIFYLAAQSAIEVSITFYVQGVQSMDMVKINYDFMTPQSYGIILSLQIIVVRVICLFGNKDKDKRLDKEILPYVVLPIATIIILVLDGNRYLRGEEYNLSQYTELMVVLVAINILVFGFLEKHTRLMKMEMEARQNESKLQSDAVIMEIATKAMRERLAISESIMQQDRAMRHDRRHFEALLQTLLQDGKTQEALDCLNERLKQEPHSVKRYCENTTLNAAITHYLSMAEKENIKVNISANIPSNLNVDEMQLAIVISNLIENAIHACEKVPESERRIDITARYKSQLLFEITNSCAEEVKLDEEGHPFNTEEEHGIGTRSVLNFINQTDSDIRYITEEKTFKVRMLIN
- a CDS encoding LytTR family DNA-binding domain-containing protein, which produces MENKDFIEDSELRIAICDDDKSDREKVHVLLQEYLKKNSIKAQVRIFDHPDTLIEECEHYRPHIYILDIVMPMVTGIQAARELRWNQPDAQIIFATSESSYALESFDVNPINYILKPIEKEKFFSTLDLAISRVDIDSDKSVCIKIKGGMQTLRLSDILYIEYRNHVVSYHMDNGEIISTPTLRIGFAEYLSENHSGKDFVRCHESIAVNIAAIDKLTKIDITLRGGEQIPVTKSRYSDVIDSYMDYRF
- a CDS encoding DUF3795 domain-containing protein, with protein sequence MTDYIAFCGLDCEQCEARKATVNDDNELRAKVAKEWSELNGVEITPEMINCVGCRLTGVKTPFCQSLCKIRQCALGRKVITCGDCTEMTSCSKLSEIISNNPDAKRRLEGK